ATGTTGAAAGTAGCTGCTGGCGCGGGTGTTGCGGCGGCGGCACTGTCTCTGCGTGCTTGGTTGCTTTTCTTTTCTGCTTCGCGCTGGTCTCTTTCGGCATTTTGGCGGGCTTCTTCCTCACGCTGCTTCTCTAGTAGTTCTTTCTTTCTTTCCTCCACTTTCTTCTCCAGTTCCAGGAAGTTGGCTTTTTCGGTGTTTAGTTTGTTGCGAAGGTCAGCTGCAAGTTTGGCATTCGCCGTATCCGGCATTTCGCGTTCTACCTGTCGGGTGAAGGCAAGGGCGCTTTCAATTCGGTCTTTTTTAAGGTCATACACAGAGTTTACAGCCAGTTCGTATCTTGATCTTAAAATATATTCGTAGATCTTTGGGCTAAGTTTAGTCGCCGGAAAATCTGAAAGTACATTCTCGAAAGCCACATTCGCTGCCTTGTAATCAGCCATCTTATAATATTGGCGGGCATTTTCGTAAGCTTTAAACTCTAGTTTGTACGTTAGTTCATCAATAAGTGTATTGATGTTTTTGGACTTCTCGGAATTTGGATAGTTATTCAGAAAGTTTTGTAACTCGTTGATGGCCAACTCGGTACTTGATTGGTCCAAATTATAATCCATAGAACCTTCGTAGTAGCAAAGCGCAGACATGTAGGCGGCATCTTCGGCACGCGGATCTTGGGGAAAGGTGACAGAAAAATTCTTGAACTGGTGGCCGGCTAATTTGTAGTTTTTGTCGTAATAATTCGCGTAGGCAGAGTTGTACACTACATTCGGCGCATCATCCGTACCGGCTACAAGGTTCGAAAGTCTTTCGTAAAGCACCAGCGCGTTGGCCCATTTTTTATTCTCGAAGTTTTCGTTGGCAACTTTCAGGATATAATCTTTATCTGCGCTTTTCAGCGCCATTTCCTGCTGTCTGTTACAAGCTGAAAGCGCTAAAAAAGCCAGCAGAACGATCAAATATTTTTTCATAAATCTTTTAAAACAGAAAGTTTCTTCACTTTTCTGCGGTTCAGTTTGCAAAAATATAATTTTTTTATCAATAGATTTTTTTTTATGAATATTTAACGCATCAATTCCGGTTTTTACTGCGCATTGTAGCCCAACAACGAGAATATTGTTACCAGCAGGTTTGCCAGCACCTTGCTTTCGGCATCTTTTAGATAATTTTCTTCCTTCCCGGATACGTATAATTCATAAAAATTCTTGTTTCTTATCACAAACAGCGCGGCGCCCAAGATGAGGGTAAGGATGTCCTCGGCTTTTGGCGCGTTGGTAAAAACGCCGCTCGCGACTCCTTTTTTTACCACATCGTCGAGTTTGGAGGTAAATGTGGTGTAAAACTCCAGTAAATCATCTTTCAGGTTCTCTGTATGGCGAAGTTCCTGTGTGACAAACCCGTGGAAATAATTGAATTTAAAGAGTTGGTTCACTACGAATTTTATCAGTTCGCGCATCTGCACTTCGGGCTTGCCATTTTTGATGGTTTCCGCAAACTCGGCAAAGCTTTCCCGCGTGCGCTGTACCCGGTAGCGGTAGAGGTAAGACATCATTTTTTCTTTCGAGCCGAAATAATAGGAGATCATCGCTACGTTGATGTGTGCCTCCGAAGAGATATCACGGATGGAGGTTCCTTCAAAACCTTTTTTGGCAATTAATTTTTCGGCCACATCAAGAATATGAATTTGCTTTTCAGTAAATTTTTTCTTCATCACGGTAATTTTAGTAAAGTTAGGTAAATTTACGCATTTCAAACAAGTGTTTAAGGCGATATTCCTGATATTCATTACCTTTACTGATGTTTTTATTTGATTTTCATCATCATGATTCCACAAAACAGAACGGAATCTATAATCTGAAATATGGTGAAGCGGCTCCGGACTTTTATTTTTCAGCCGGCATTCACCCTGATGCTGTTGATAAAAACCTTGCTCATCAGTTGAAATGGCTGTTAGATGTCGCTATATTAAATAACTGTGTCGCCATCGGTGAAGGCGGTTTAGATGGTAGGTTCCCCTTAACCGAAAACTTACAGCAGACTGTTTTCCGGGAGCAGGTTGCTCTTGCGAATCAACTGCAAAAACCCCTGATTACCCATTGTGTGAAGAGATTTTCGCAGCTTATCCCTCTTATACGTGAGGCTACAGTACCCGTAATCATTCATGGGTTCAATAAAAGGAAAAGTATTGGCGACGAACTTTTGAAGAACGGCTGTTACTTAAGTTTTGGTAAATCATTGCTGTATGATGTAAATTTGCAGCACTTTTTCACAACGCTGGCTCCGGAGCGTTTTTTTCTGGAAACCGATTCGGCCCAGGCCAGTCTCAATGAACTTTATTTAACGGCAGCAGCGCTCAGGCAAATGCCTGTAGAAGATTTTAAGGAACAAATTAATAACAATCTAAGGTCTATAAACATCCCAATATGAAGAAAAACTGGCTCGAACGTACCGAACTTTTAGTGAAAGTACATGGTCTCGATACCCTGAAAGAGGCTAATGTGCTGGTAGTGGGACTGGGTGGCGTGGGATCTTTCGCGGCAGAGTTTCTTGCACGCGCGGGCATTGGTAAAATGACAATTGTGGATGGCGACACGGTAGATATTACCAACATCAACCGGCAATTACCGGCACTGCATTCAACAATTGGGCAGCCGAAGGTAGAACTTGTTGCTGAAAGGCTAAAGGACATCAACCCCGAACTGCAGCTTACCCAAATCAATGAGTTTCTTACGCCTGAACGGATGGAGCAGGTGATTGATGCACAAAGGTTTAACTATATTTTGGATTGCATTGACAGTGTAAGCCCCAAGCTCTCTTTAATCATCGCTGCAAAAAGGCATAAGATAAAAATCGTCAGTTGCATGGGAGCCGGTGGAAAGACTGATCCTGCAAAAGTATCTGTTAAAGATTTAAGTAAGACAAACAACTGTTTCCTTGCTAAACAGGTACGTAAGCGTTTGAAAAAAGAAAAAATAAATAAAGGCGTGCGGTGTGTTTTTTCATCGGAAATACAGAACCAAGACAGTCTGAAGATGACCGATGGCACCAATTTTAAAAGGTCTTTTTACGGAACCATCAGTTTCATCCCAGCGCTCTTCGGTTTATATGCCGCGGCAGAAGTCATCAATTATCTATTAAAACAAGACCGTGTGGCATAACCGATGATAAAAGAAAATTACCCTGCCCGTGAAAAGTTGAAGCAGAAACGCCTCATCGACCTGCTTTTTGCAAAAGGAAAGTGGCAGACGTGTGGCAGTTTAAGAATAATCACCTTAAATCTTGAAGCAAAGCCACAAGAAGGTTTTAGCGTACCGATACAGAAAGTAGGCGTATCGGCCCCGAAACGTAATTTCAAGAAAGCGGTTGACCGAAACCGGATCAAGCGGCTTTTAAGAGAAGCTTACCGCAAGAATAAAATCATTTTTGAAGAAACTTTCGGCGCACAGTCCTTATCCATGCTTTTTTGGGTTTCCAAAGAAAAGCCTGCCGGCTATGCTGAAGTTGAGAAGCACTTGCTGGATCTTTGTAAAAGTAAAAAATAACCTTCATGTGCGTTTTTTGTACATTTGATGAAAGATCAACTTAAAAAATAACAAGAAATGTACACAGATTTCCCATACGTATCCTATCTCATCAGTGCATTCATTGGTATTGGCTTAGCTGCGGCGACAGGTTTCCGGATTTTCTTGCCGATGTTTGCCGTGAGCCTTGCTTCCTATGTGGGCTGGATCCCTGCCAATGAAAATTTCGAGTGGCTGAGCGGTTTGCCCACCCTTATTGCTACAGGTGTAGCGATGATGGCCGAAATTTTAGCTTACTATATTCCTTTTGTAGATCATCTGCTCGATACGGTTTCGGTTCCTCTGGCAACCATTGCGGGGTCCGTTATGTTTGCGAGCCAGTTTACCGATCTGGGCACTTTTCCGCAATGGGCGTTAGCGCTGATTGCCGGTGGCGGCACGGCTGCGGCCATTAGTTCCGGATTCGCAGGTACGCGCGTGGCTTCTACGGCGACTACGGCGGGCTTAGGCAATTCCGCAGTAGCCACTACAGAAACAGCAGGCGCGGGGCTGATGTCTTTTCTGGCGCTTGCAGCACCAGTCATTGCTTTTATTGTGGCTGCATTACTGTTGATACTGGTCTTTATTTTTGGCCGGAAACTCTGGCGGAAACTCTCAGGCCACAAACGCTCCACATCCGTTACAACGATAGATGTAGAAGTGGTGGACCGTAAAAATATTGAATAAATTTATTTCTGGAAGAACATTTTGGCCGCTACCGCTATCAATAATATTGCAAAAACCTTCCGTAACATTTCCTGGGAAATATTAATGGCAGTTTTACTACCCAAATAACTGCCGAGAACAAACCCTACACAAAGTATAAGTGTGGTTTTAAGATCGACATTACCGGTTTTATGATAATTTAAAACGCCTAAGATACCAACCGGAAAAAGCAGTAAAGCAAGCGTTGTCCCCTGCGCCTTGTGTTGGGTAAAACCGAAAAGTAATACTAAAACCGGAACCATCACAATGCCACCGCCAATGCCTACCAGTCCGCTGAGGTAACCGGCAACAATACCGAGAATTATTAGTCCTATAATGATTGAAGCATCCATTTTCATACGGTTTTTAGTTAATTTATTTATTTAGACGAAGATTTTTAATCATCTGGATATGCTCGTCATAGGTTGATTTCCTATCCGGGTATTTTTCAGTAAGGATGTGGTAGGCATTAATCGCTTTTGAATACAGTTTCTGCTCGGTGTACAGCCGGGCAAGCGTTTCGGTCATCAGGTGCGAGATATTGTCGCCTCTGTCTTTTACCACGAAATCCGTATCTTCTTTCAGTTTTGAAATCTTTGGTTCTTTTACGATAAACTCCTCGATGATCTTGGTCTTTTCTTCTTCTTTTGACAGTTTTTCATCAGTCTCATTTTTTTCGATCTTCAGCCACTTTTGCCATGTGTTTATGAAAGATGGAATATTGCTTTGCGCTGGGGCATCTACTGTAATTACCGGTTCAGCATGCTCCACTTCCGGCGTAATTTCGAGAGAGGCTACCTGTTGCGTAAAGAATGAAAGATTAAATACGGGCCGCTCTTCTGTCTTTTCCTCAACTTCAGTAGGGTGCGCAGCGTTCTTGTCTTCTGGTTTTTTTTCCTCAGCCGTTTTACCAATCAGCGCATCTGGCTGATGAGTTTCAACGTGCATCGGTTTCCATGTATGCGGGTTTTCTGGAAGAGGTGTGGCAGGTTCATCAGACGTTTCAGGAGTCGTTTTTTCTTCAGCACTTTCGGAAATGATGAATTCCTGTACGTTCTCAAAATTTGTTTCCGTTTGGTTCGCCGTTTTATCCTCAGACACTTGGGGTTTTGCTTTTTTCGAAGCCTTCATCTTTGCCTCTACTTCGGCAATCAGGCGCTGCATCTCTTCTTCGTGTTTATTGCTTTTTACGGGCGCAGGCTGTACGGTTTGTATGGATTTTTGCACTGGCATCTTTACTTGAGGCAAGAAATCTGACGTGCCGTGGAAACTTACTTGGGCAGTATTTTCGGGTGTGATGGTTTCAATTACTGGTTCTTCAGGCTTTTCCGGAATATTTTCTGATGGAATTTCAGTTGCCTCAGTAACAACTACTTCTGGCTCAGCGCTTATTTGTATATCTTTTGGTTCATCATCTGTTTTTTCATTTGAAACAGGTTCGCTTTTCTGTACGACAAGGGTCCCACTTTCAAAAGTTGAAGACAGATCGAGTGCAGCATGTGTTTCTTCAAGAAAATCCTCTTCCCCTTCGAACAGAATACGGTTAAGTTCGCCATTGACATATACTGGTTCTGCCATTGGCTTTGGCTCCGCTACAACTTCCTGATAGATGCTTTCCGTAGTTTTAATACATTGATTTTCAGCACTTACGCTATCTTTTGGCTCCGAGTTTGTGCTCTTATTGATGAACTGATATAAAATCTTTTTATCTGTAGTGTAAGCCGCCGTTTTTGATAATACTTCCTGATATTCTTCTATATTAAACCTTTGGGTTCCAAATAATTGCAATGCCCGCAGACTTTGTACGTATGGATGCTCTTTAAGAAGTGTCTGTAATAAAGTAAGATCTTCTTTAATGAAAGATTCTGGGTTTTTTACGAGTTGTGTAATTCTTGCGTTCATGTTACCAGTTGGCGACAATGTCATTAAAAATTTTATTGATGATGCGTTCGTTCACGACTTTCACCTGGGTAGCTTCGATGGCGTTGATGTCCAGATTACTACTGAAAACAGCTTCATCGGAATAAGTACGGTCAAAGCTTTTTTCAGGTTCAATTTTGTTTTCGTAATGTACTTTAACTGTGATAGTTAACTTGTTTTGTGCTGCCTGAATATTACCGCCCGGTGCATTTACAGCTGATGAAATGGTAGTAGGCGTGATTGAATAATCAGTAATTTCCCCTTCAATAAGCACATCCGGATCGGTTGTAGTACCTTTTAGTGTAGTACGCTGTAGAAAACGATTTTGGATATCGATAGAAAACTGCTGAGAAAGATTGGGGTTCATCAGCGCTGCGTTGTTGGGAAATTCACGTATTAAGATGGTTTTCGTATCGGCACTTAACGAAGACAGTGTAAATGAATAGCACGACTGTACGGCAACCAAAAGTAAGGGCAGTAACCACCAAAAATTTTTTCTATAGGTAGATAACGGATGTTTCATATTAATCTTCCAGATTATACTGCTTTATTTTTCTATAAAGTGTTCTTTGCGAAATGCCAAGTTCATCTGCGGCCTTATTTCTTCGGCCGTTATATTTTTCAAGGGCTTTAACAATAAGTTCGCGTTCGTTATTTTGTAGTGATAAAGAGTCTTGCTTGGTTTCTTCAATTTCAATATCCTCTACATCACCATACCGGTCATCCCGGTCATTGTTGGTGTTATTAGCCTGATAGTTAGGGCTGTTGCTGTTTTCGAAATAAAGCAAAGAATTGGGATTCTGTACCTGTGATTCCGGGGTAAATACGCGGTTAATCAGGTTTTTCTCATGATGACTGAAGTCGCTGTTCCCTCTGTTCTTTATGAGCTCGGAAGTAAGTGATTTTAAATCATTTAAGTCATTCCGCATATCGAAGAGGATTTTATACATAATTTCTCTTTCAGACCCAAAATCGCTGTTGCTACTGCCCGAATTATTGCGCTGAACAACCGCTGGCAGATGGGCATTCATGGGAATGTACTCCGCCAATTTGGCTGCATTGACGTTCCTGATCTGTTCCACCACCGTCATTTGCTCCACAAGGTTTCGCAATTGCCGTACATTTCCCGGGAACGGATAGTTTTCAAGATAATGTACCGCTTCTTCATTCAACTGAAGCTCCGGCATTCGGTACTTGTCTGCGAAATCAACCGCAAACTTCCTGAATAACAGGTGGATGTCGCCTTTTCTGTCACGCAACGGCGGCATGTCAATTTGTACGGTATTCAGTCGATAATATAGATCTTCACGAAACCTTCCGTCCTCAATGGCGCTCAGCATATTTACGTTGGTAGCGGCAACAATTCTGACGTCGGTCTTTTGAATTTGGGAAGAACCTACTTTCATGAACTCACCACTTTCAAGTACCCTTAGCAACCTTACCTGAGTCTGAAGCGGTAGCTCGCCCACCTCATCCAGGAAGATTGTTCCGCCGTCGGCAACCTCAAAATATCCTTTTCGGGTAGAAGTGGCACCGGTGAAAGCTCCTTTTTCATGTCCGAAAAGTTCAGAGTCTATAGTTCCTTCCGGGATGGCACCACAGTTCACAACGATGTACGGCTGGTGTTTTCGGCGGGATTCGCTGTGGATAATTTTAGGTATAAACTCTTTCCCCACACCAGATTCGCCTATCACCAATACTGAAATATCGGTTGGGGCCACCTGTATAGACTTTTCAAGTGCACGGTTCAGCGCCGGATAATTTCCGATGATGCCAAAGCGCGTTTTTATTGATTGTAAATCGGTCATGTTTTACGTCAGTTAATGGTGATTAGTTTACCGCAACGGATATTTCCGCGGCAGCGGTTCCTAAGAGTGTGCCCTGGGTATTGCCGTGCACGAAAACGGGGATCACATCGCCAATCTTTTGTCCTGGTTTCTTATCGAAAACACAAACAGCATTTTGGGAATTGCGGCCTTTCCATTGGTTTTCATCTTTTTTGGAGGTGCCTTCTATCAATATTTCATGGATTTTGCCTACGTAACCCGACATTCTTTTACGTGAAAGCTCTCCCTGAAGCGCGATCACTTCAGCAAGGCGGCGCTGTTTTACATCTGCCGGTACATCATCCTCCATTTTTTTATGAGCGGGTGTGCCAGGTCTTTCAGAATAGGCAAACATATAACCGTAGTCATACTCAACTTCTTTCATTAGCGAAAGCGTGAGTTGGTGATCCTCCTCCGTCTCTCCACAGAAACCTACGATCATATCCTGTGAAAAAGCAATATCCGGAACGATGGCTTTGGCTTTTCGGATGAGCTCTAAATATTCTTCGCGCGTGTGTTGACGGTTCATTTTTTCGAGCATCCGGTCGCTGCCGCTTTGCACAGGTAAATGAACGTACTTGCAAATATTTTCATAACGTGCCATCATTTCAAAAACATCAGTGGTCATATCGTGCGGGTTAGAGGTAGAAAAACGGATCCGCATCTGTGGAACGGCCTGGGCTACCATTTCTAGGAGTTGGGCAAAGCGCACCGCCGTTGACTTCTGCATCTCCGTGGCATTTTTGAAGTCTTTTTTGGCGCCACCACCGTACCAAAGGTATGAATCTACATTTTGCCCAAGCAAGGTAATCTCTTTATAGCCGCTTTCCCATAAAGTGCGGCATTCTTCGATGATGCTGTGGGGATCGCGACTACGCTCGCGGCCACGGGTAAAAGGAACCACACAGAACGTACACATGTTGTCGCAGCCACGGGTAATGGTAACGAAGGCGGTCACCCCATTGCCGCCCAGACGTACCGGGTTGATGTCTGCATACGTTTCGTCTTTTGACAGGATAACGTTAATCGCGTCGCGGCCACCATCGGTTTCTTTTAAAAGGTTGGGCAAATCCCTGTAAGCGTCTGGTCCTACCACTAGATCTACCAACTGTTCTTCTTCAAGAAATTTGGTCTTGAGCCGTTCCGCCATACAACCCAGTACCCCCACGGTAAGTCCTGGTTTCTCTTTTTTAAGGTTTTTGAACTGTGAAAGGCGCATACGAACTGTTTGTTCTGCTTTCTCCCGGATGGAGCAGGTGTTAAGCAAAATAAGATCGGCCTCTTCCTGTTTAAGGGTCGTATTATAACCCTGCTCACTAAGGATGGAAGCTACGATTTCTGAATCTGAAAAATTCATCTGGCAACCATAACTCTCCAGGAACAGTTTTCGTGAGTTCTGCGGCTTTTCAGCAATAGCAAAGGCTTCTCCCTGCTTGCTTTCGTCTATATATTTTTCTTGCACGTGATAAAAGGTTGGATAGAAAGCCTGGGCTTCCTAAAAGTTTATGGTGCAAAGATACGTATTTCTATGACAAAATGGCAGTAGGATAAAAATATCTTAACGCTAATACAAGGTAGATCGGGGCATGGTTTTAAATATCAAAAACCTCAGTGATAAAATTGATTTTTTGCCGAACCCTTGATTCAATGGGCATTCCGTTGCAAGTGGCTGGATTCCATTTTACATTCATTTGGCGAAGCGTCAATTCTATATCGCGTCTCAGCAGGTGACCGTTAGGGACTTCAGGTTTCAGTTCGAAGTTCTTAATCCTTCCTGTTTTATCCACGGTAAAATGAAGTTCAAACGTACCGTTCACGGAGTATAAAGCCGTATCCAAATAGCCTTTCATATTCAGTAACAAGGTGTCCTTAAAGCCATTTTCACCTCGCGGATACTGTGCGTAGGTGGGATTTTCACATTTCAGACGGTAAAACTCCATCGGATTGCTGAAGTCGTACGCAATGGCTACACGGCCGACTTCTTTGTTGTTTTCCGTAATATCGTTATCATCGATGAGGTACTGTGCCTGCAAAAAGCTGCAAGAAAACAGTAATGACAGAAGTAACTTTTTCATTGCTTTAAAATTTAATTAAAGTTACGTTTTTTTGGATGTTCTGCCTACGTTTTACAAAACTTCGATTTGGTTTTTAAGTAGGTCTTCAAATTCATCGCGGCGGCGGATCAACTGTGCCTTGCCATCCAGAAAAAGGACCTCCGCAGGCTTCAGGCGCGAGTTGAAGTTTGAGCTCATTTCAAAACCATAAGCGCCGGCATTGCGGAAAACTAGGATGTCGCCTTCCCGCGTTTCGTTAAGTTTGCGGTCCCAGGCAAATGTGTCGGTTTCGCAGATGTTCCCAACCACGGTGTAAATGCGTTCAGCGCCTTTCGGGTTTGACAGGTTTTCGATAATGTGGTAAGAATCGTAAAACATGGGCCGAATTAAATGGTTGAAGCCCGAATTTATGCCCGCAAAAACGGTGGCCGTCGTTTGTTTGATAACATTGGTCTTTACCAGGAGATTCCCACTTTTACTCACGAGATATTTCCCGGGCTCAAACCAAAGTTCAAATTTTTTGCCACTGGTCTTAGAGAATTCGGATAAGGCTTTTTCTACTTTTTTACCGAGTGTTTGTACATCCGTTTCTATGTCACCGTCCTGATAAGGTACCTTAAAGCCGCTGCCCATATCCAGATATTTCAGGTTCGGGAAGTGTTCGGCAAGTTCAAACATGATCTCTAGACCTTGCAGGAATACATCAGGATCTTTAATTTCACTACCGGTATGCATATGAAGTCCCTCCACATTTAGGTTAGTGCTCTTCATTACCCGCTCGATATGGCGTAGCTGATGGATTGAGATGCCAAATTTCGAGTCGATATGCCCTGTAGAGATTTTATAGTTTCCGCCAGCGAAAATATGTGGATTGATACGGATGAATATAGGGTAGGAGCCACCGTGCTTATTCCCGAACTGTTCGAGGATTGAAATATTGTCGATGTTGATGTGTACGCCGTGCTGCATGGCTTCCTCAATCTCTGCCAAATCTACGCAGTTGGGCGTGAAGAGGATGTTTTTTGCCTCGAAACCTGCGCGCAAGCCAAGTTTCACTTCATTAATCGATACACAGTCGAGATTGCCACCGAGGTTTTTTACATATTTTAAGATATTGATGTTTGAAAGTGCTTTGCATGCATAGAAGAAACGGGTGCTCTTATGGAATGAGGAGGTGAGTTTTTCGTATTGTATTTTAATGGATTCCGCGTCGTACACGTAAGTAGGAGTCCCGAACTGCTCAGCGATTTTCAGTAGATCTTTGTTGGTCATTTTTTTATTGTTAGGCCAGATGGTTATATTTAACAAGGCTGTAAAGGCATGTAAACGCCTGCCTCTTTTGGGGTGTAAAGGTAGGTAATTTCAGAAAAAATATTATTTCGGAAGTTCCTGAATCTTGAAATCTCCTCTTAAAAGTGCCAATTGCAGGTCATTTTTTAAATCGCCTGGGAACTTTTCTACCGGAATTTTCAGCGCTGAAAGTTTTTTCTGTGTGTTGATTTGGGTATGTAGTTCGTAAAACCCATAGGCGGTAAGCCGCCCGTTCTCAATCATTAGGAAGGATTTTTCACCCAGTGTTCTTCCGTCAGTAAGCCATAATTGGTACCGCCCCGCGAGCGAGATAAGACTTGTTAACTGTTGGGGATTTTGCAGATCTTGCCGGGATTTTATGAAATTCACCGCTTTTAGGCTTTGGGTAAAGGACTTGAATTTAAGCAGAGGTTTATGCAGTTTCTCGTGTGCTATTTTTTCTGTAATATAACGTTCATTTTTGTAGAAAAGTCCGTATGGGAGACTTTGTCTTTTGCGCAGACCCTTGGTTTCCATCATCAGACGTGCGAGTAAGTCATTACCTGTAAGTTCATACTGAATTTGCTCCGTCTCTTGCTGGATGCTTTCCCAACGCTTAAGTTTTGCATTAAATATATGCCGTGCCGCTTTGATGAGATCATCCACAAAATCGAAATAAATAATTTTGCCCTTAGCATTTTGAAGGTAAAGGATGCCTTTTTCGGCAGGTAGGTCCTGGGTGAGATTGCGTACTTTGTTCAAATAACTTTTGCCGTTGCTTTCTTCATGATGCTGCTGTATGATCTCTGAATCTTTATCCTTAATCAGTAAAAGTTTGAAAAGATCGAGTGTCGCACGTGCGTCACCAGAAGCGCGGTGTTGGTCCACCAAAGGGATACCAAGCGATTTGACGAGTTTCCCCAGCGAGTAGCTTTCGGCTTCCGGGATGAGTTTTTGCGCAAGCGGAATGGTATCTAATGTATGGCTTTTGAAGTCGTAACCCAAGCGTTTGAACTCCTGGCGCAGCATCCGGTAATCGAACTCGATATTGTGCCCGACTAAAATGCAGTTTTTGGTGATTTCAATAATTCTGCGGGCAATTTGGGGGAATTTTGGCGCTGTTTGTACCATTTTTGGCGAAATATTCGTAAGTTTCTGTACAAACGGAGTGATTTCACTTTCGGGGTTCACCAAGGAGATGAACTGGTCGACAATGGTATGGCCATCATATTTAAACACAGCAATTTCGATAATACTTTCTTTTCTGAAGCCTGCTCCGTTACTTTCTATATCAATTACTGCGTACATTTTCTTCTGTTTCTGTCTTCTTTATTACTGCTGAATTGGGTGCAATTTTACTTTTTTCTGCCGCCTAATCCAAACATTCCCAGTACAAATTTTGCGCCCTCGCGTGCCAAAGTGGTGGTGAAGGTTCTGCCGGCGCGGGATTTCATGATGGTTTCGAAAAGGTCGGGTCCCTCTTTCGCGGGTTTGCGTTTCTCTGAAGTGGTGGTGTTCTGCGCTGCGCTTTCCATTCGGTTTGTCAACATTTCATAAGCAGACTCTTTGTTTAGTGGCTGTTCATATTTCCTTACTAAAGCAGAGCTTGAGGTAAGTGCGCTAAGTTCAGCATTTGTTAAAATATCCATCCTCGATTCCGGTGAAATCAGATAAGTATGAGCCAGCGGTGTCGGGATGCCTTTTTCATCAAGTGCGGTAATGAAAGCTTCGCCAATCCCAAGATTCTGGATGAGGTTCTCGGCATCATAAAAGCGGGTGACTGGGTAATTTTCAATGGCTTTGCTGATCTCTTTACGGTCTTTTGCGGTAAAGCCACGTAACGCATGCTGAATCTTCAGGCCGAGTTGTGAAAGCACAGCTTCTGGCACATCCCCCGGAAGCTGCGTGATGAAATAAATGCCCACACCTTTCGAACGGATGAGTTTCACCATTGTTTCTATCTGGTTCAGCAGGGCTTTGGTGGCTTCTTT
This DNA window, taken from Chryseobacterium sp. 6424, encodes the following:
- a CDS encoding outer membrane protein assembly factor BamD → MKKYLIVLLAFLALSACNRQQEMALKSADKDYILKVANENFENKKWANALVLYERLSNLVAGTDDAPNVVYNSAYANYYDKNYKLAGHQFKNFSVTFPQDPRAEDAAYMSALCYYEGSMDYNLDQSSTELAINELQNFLNNYPNSEKSKNINTLIDELTYKLEFKAYENARQYYKMADYKAANVAFENVLSDFPATKLSPKIYEYILRSRYELAVNSVYDLKKDRIESALAFTRQVEREMPDTANAKLAADLRNKLNTEKANFLELEKKVEERKKELLEKQREEEARQNAERDQREAEKKSNQARRDSAAAATPAPAATFNIQK
- a CDS encoding TetR/AcrR family transcriptional regulator produces the protein MKKKFTEKQIHILDVAEKLIAKKGFEGTSIRDISSEAHINVAMISYYFGSKEKMMSYLYRYRVQRTRESFAEFAETIKNGKPEVQMRELIKFVVNQLFKFNYFHGFVTQELRHTENLKDDLLEFYTTFTSKLDDVVKKGVASGVFTNAPKAEDILTLILGAALFVIRNKNFYELYVSGKEENYLKDAESKVLANLLVTIFSLLGYNAQ
- a CDS encoding TatD family hydrolase; translated protein: MFLFDFHHHDSTKQNGIYNLKYGEAAPDFYFSAGIHPDAVDKNLAHQLKWLLDVAILNNCVAIGEGGLDGRFPLTENLQQTVFREQVALANQLQKPLITHCVKRFSQLIPLIREATVPVIIHGFNKRKSIGDELLKNGCYLSFGKSLLYDVNLQHFFTTLAPERFFLETDSAQASLNELYLTAAALRQMPVEDFKEQINNNLRSINIPI
- a CDS encoding ThiF family adenylyltransferase; translated protein: MKKNWLERTELLVKVHGLDTLKEANVLVVGLGGVGSFAAEFLARAGIGKMTIVDGDTVDITNINRQLPALHSTIGQPKVELVAERLKDINPELQLTQINEFLTPERMEQVIDAQRFNYILDCIDSVSPKLSLIIAAKRHKIKIVSCMGAGGKTDPAKVSVKDLSKTNNCFLAKQVRKRLKKEKINKGVRCVFSSEIQNQDSLKMTDGTNFKRSFYGTISFIPALFGLYAAAEVINYLLKQDRVA
- a CDS encoding ribonuclease P protein component, translated to MIKENYPAREKLKQKRLIDLLFAKGKWQTCGSLRIITLNLEAKPQEGFSVPIQKVGVSAPKRNFKKAVDRNRIKRLLREAYRKNKIIFEETFGAQSLSMLFWVSKEKPAGYAEVEKHLLDLCKSKK
- a CDS encoding DUF4126 domain-containing protein; this encodes MYTDFPYVSYLISAFIGIGLAAATGFRIFLPMFAVSLASYVGWIPANENFEWLSGLPTLIATGVAMMAEILAYYIPFVDHLLDTVSVPLATIAGSVMFASQFTDLGTFPQWALALIAGGGTAAAISSGFAGTRVASTATTAGLGNSAVATTETAGAGLMSFLALAAPVIAFIVAALLLILVFIFGRKLWRKLSGHKRSTSVTTIDVEVVDRKNIE
- a CDS encoding sulfite exporter TauE/SafE family protein, which translates into the protein MDASIIIGLIILGIVAGYLSGLVGIGGGIVMVPVLVLLFGFTQHKAQGTTLALLLFPVGILGVLNYHKTGNVDLKTTLILCVGFVLGSYLGSKTAINISQEMLRKVFAILLIAVAAKMFFQK
- a CDS encoding LptE family protein, which codes for MKHPLSTYRKNFWWLLPLLLVAVQSCYSFTLSSLSADTKTILIREFPNNAALMNPNLSQQFSIDIQNRFLQRTTLKGTTTDPDVLIEGEITDYSITPTTISSAVNAPGGNIQAAQNKLTITVKVHYENKIEPEKSFDRTYSDEAVFSSNLDINAIEATQVKVVNERIINKIFNDIVANW
- a CDS encoding sigma-54 interaction domain-containing protein, which translates into the protein MTDLQSIKTRFGIIGNYPALNRALEKSIQVAPTDISVLVIGESGVGKEFIPKIIHSESRRKHQPYIVVNCGAIPEGTIDSELFGHEKGAFTGATSTRKGYFEVADGGTIFLDEVGELPLQTQVRLLRVLESGEFMKVGSSQIQKTDVRIVAATNVNMLSAIEDGRFREDLYYRLNTVQIDMPPLRDRKGDIHLLFRKFAVDFADKYRMPELQLNEEAVHYLENYPFPGNVRQLRNLVEQMTVVEQIRNVNAAKLAEYIPMNAHLPAVVQRNNSGSSNSDFGSEREIMYKILFDMRNDLNDLKSLTSELIKNRGNSDFSHHEKNLINRVFTPESQVQNPNSLLYFENSNSPNYQANNTNNDRDDRYGDVEDIEIEETKQDSLSLQNNERELIVKALEKYNGRRNKAADELGISQRTLYRKIKQYNLED